In Glandiceps talaboti chromosome 4, keGlaTala1.1, whole genome shotgun sequence, a single window of DNA contains:
- the LOC144434498 gene encoding uncharacterized protein LOC144434498 isoform X1 translates to MAALVDHITAGTMSTEIKFRRATKDDMKSVSDLTIAVGWNFTESLVDTVRQSSRNGIFVAEKGNEIIGTILVNNITENLAHIGLSITKEGHRKKGLQTTMFKKYSSCSDERNLCLVAGSRLLASRYSNKFDYIHIDSEVKVMEGNVDHSILKTKCTAEEFDILPVNAIPFDSLVKYDEQVCSFARPHFLKYWCFGDNVYTFVAVKCTEKGSPIILGCIVVWPIYKQFKIMPLYADSSIVAKSLIDHVLKMLSDGATISLEIPSPNTTALEMGKSYNLVEKHTFVRQYTKQTIPLQIGKVFSACSGGIAPV, encoded by the exons ATGGCAGCTTTAGTCGACCACATAACAGCCGGCACAATGAG CACAGAAATCAAATTTCGACGTGCTACCAAAGATGACATGAAGAGCGTCAGTGATTTAACGATAGCCGTTGGTTGGAACTTTACAGAGAGCCTGGTCGATACAGTGCGTCAGAGTTCTCGAAATGGTATCTTTGTTGCTGAGAAAGGTAATGAAATCATTG GTACCATTCTGGTAAACAACATTACAGAGAATCTGGCCCATATTGGATTATCAATTACCAAAGAAGGACATCGGAAGAAGGGGCTACAAACGACGATGTTTAAGAAATATTCCTCATGCTCTGACGAGAGAAACCTATGTCTCGTTGCTGGAAGTAGACTATTAGCAAGTAGATACTCAAACAAGTttgattacatacatattgattcaGAGGTTAAAGTAATGGAAGGAAATGTTGACCactcaattttgaaaacaaaatgtacgGCCGAAGAGTTTGATATCTTACCAGTAAATGCTATCCCATTCGACAGCCTTGTCAAATATGATGAACAAGTTTGTAGCTTTGCTAGACCACATTTTCTTAAATATTGGTGTTTTGGTGACAATGTTTACACCTTCGTTGCTGTAAAATGTACTGAAAAGGGAAGTCCCATTATATTAGGATGTATCGTAGTGTGGCCaatatataaacaatttaaaataatGCCTTTGTATGCTGATTCCTCCATTGTTGCCAAATCTTTGATAGACCACGTACTTAAAATGCTATCAGATGGCGCGACTATTTCTCTGGAAATTCCCTCTCCTAATACAACAGCACTAGAGATGGGTAAATCTTACAACTTAGTGGAGAAACATACCTTTGTTCGCCAGTACACAAAACAGACAATACCATTGCAGATAGGAAAGGTGTTCTCTGCTTGTAGTGGTGGAATAGCGCCTGTATAA
- the LOC144434498 gene encoding uncharacterized protein LOC144434498 isoform X3: MKSVSDLTIAVGWNFTESLVDTVRQSSRNGIFVAEKGNEIIGTILVNNITENLAHIGLSITKEGHRKKGLQTTMFKKYSSCSDERNLCLVAGSRLLASRYSNKFDYIHIDSEVKVMEGNVDHSILKTKCTAEEFDILPVNAIPFDSLVKYDEQVCSFARPHFLKYWCFGDNVYTFVAVKCTEKGSPIILGCIVVWPIYKQFKIMPLYADSSIVAKSLIDHVLKMLSDGATISLEIPSPNTTALEMGKSYNLVEKHTFVRQYTKQTIPLQIGKVFSACSGGIAPV; this comes from the exons ATGAAGAGCGTCAGTGATTTAACGATAGCCGTTGGTTGGAACTTTACAGAGAGCCTGGTCGATACAGTGCGTCAGAGTTCTCGAAATGGTATCTTTGTTGCTGAGAAAGGTAATGAAATCATTG GTACCATTCTGGTAAACAACATTACAGAGAATCTGGCCCATATTGGATTATCAATTACCAAAGAAGGACATCGGAAGAAGGGGCTACAAACGACGATGTTTAAGAAATATTCCTCATGCTCTGACGAGAGAAACCTATGTCTCGTTGCTGGAAGTAGACTATTAGCAAGTAGATACTCAAACAAGTttgattacatacatattgattcaGAGGTTAAAGTAATGGAAGGAAATGTTGACCactcaattttgaaaacaaaatgtacgGCCGAAGAGTTTGATATCTTACCAGTAAATGCTATCCCATTCGACAGCCTTGTCAAATATGATGAACAAGTTTGTAGCTTTGCTAGACCACATTTTCTTAAATATTGGTGTTTTGGTGACAATGTTTACACCTTCGTTGCTGTAAAATGTACTGAAAAGGGAAGTCCCATTATATTAGGATGTATCGTAGTGTGGCCaatatataaacaatttaaaataatGCCTTTGTATGCTGATTCCTCCATTGTTGCCAAATCTTTGATAGACCACGTACTTAAAATGCTATCAGATGGCGCGACTATTTCTCTGGAAATTCCCTCTCCTAATACAACAGCACTAGAGATGGGTAAATCTTACAACTTAGTGGAGAAACATACCTTTGTTCGCCAGTACACAAAACAGACAATACCATTGCAGATAGGAAAGGTGTTCTCTGCTTGTAGTGGTGGAATAGCGCCTGTATAA
- the LOC144434498 gene encoding uncharacterized protein LOC144434498 isoform X2, whose translation MAALVDHITAGTMSTEIKFRRATKDDMKSVSDLTIAVGWNFTESLVDTVRQSSRNGIFVAEKGTILVNNITENLAHIGLSITKEGHRKKGLQTTMFKKYSSCSDERNLCLVAGSRLLASRYSNKFDYIHIDSEVKVMEGNVDHSILKTKCTAEEFDILPVNAIPFDSLVKYDEQVCSFARPHFLKYWCFGDNVYTFVAVKCTEKGSPIILGCIVVWPIYKQFKIMPLYADSSIVAKSLIDHVLKMLSDGATISLEIPSPNTTALEMGKSYNLVEKHTFVRQYTKQTIPLQIGKVFSACSGGIAPV comes from the exons ATGGCAGCTTTAGTCGACCACATAACAGCCGGCACAATGAG CACAGAAATCAAATTTCGACGTGCTACCAAAGATGACATGAAGAGCGTCAGTGATTTAACGATAGCCGTTGGTTGGAACTTTACAGAGAGCCTGGTCGATACAGTGCGTCAGAGTTCTCGAAATGGTATCTTTGTTGCTGAGAAAG GTACCATTCTGGTAAACAACATTACAGAGAATCTGGCCCATATTGGATTATCAATTACCAAAGAAGGACATCGGAAGAAGGGGCTACAAACGACGATGTTTAAGAAATATTCCTCATGCTCTGACGAGAGAAACCTATGTCTCGTTGCTGGAAGTAGACTATTAGCAAGTAGATACTCAAACAAGTttgattacatacatattgattcaGAGGTTAAAGTAATGGAAGGAAATGTTGACCactcaattttgaaaacaaaatgtacgGCCGAAGAGTTTGATATCTTACCAGTAAATGCTATCCCATTCGACAGCCTTGTCAAATATGATGAACAAGTTTGTAGCTTTGCTAGACCACATTTTCTTAAATATTGGTGTTTTGGTGACAATGTTTACACCTTCGTTGCTGTAAAATGTACTGAAAAGGGAAGTCCCATTATATTAGGATGTATCGTAGTGTGGCCaatatataaacaatttaaaataatGCCTTTGTATGCTGATTCCTCCATTGTTGCCAAATCTTTGATAGACCACGTACTTAAAATGCTATCAGATGGCGCGACTATTTCTCTGGAAATTCCCTCTCCTAATACAACAGCACTAGAGATGGGTAAATCTTACAACTTAGTGGAGAAACATACCTTTGTTCGCCAGTACACAAAACAGACAATACCATTGCAGATAGGAAAGGTGTTCTCTGCTTGTAGTGGTGGAATAGCGCCTGTATAA
- the LOC144433744 gene encoding holothin acyltransferase-like, whose translation MKVVSDLTIAVGWNLTESLVDTMHQCSRNGIFVAEKAKEIIGTLLVNNITENLTHTGLSITKEGHEKKGLQEMMFKKYIPFDGDRNICGIGGSRLLARRYSNKYGYMHIDTEIKAMEGNVDLSSLKRRNMEEEFDILQVYAVQLESLVKYDEQVCHFPRSHFLKYWCFGGNACTFAAIKHFENGSPTILGYIVVWPMYEQFNIMPLYADSAIVAKSLLDHVLKMLPDGANISLDIPSPNTTALEMSKSYNLVEKHTYFRQYTKQIIPLQIGKVFSACNPAIMPI comes from the exons ATGAAGGTCGTCAGTGATTTAACGATCGCTGTTGGTTGGAATTTAACAGAGAGCCTGGTCGATACTATGCATCAGTGTTCTAGAAATGGTATCTTTGTTGCTGAAAAAGCTAAAGAAATCATTG GTACTTTACTTGTAAACAACATAACAGAAAATCTAACCCATACTGGATTATCAATTACCAAAGAAGGACATGAAAAGAAGGGGCTACAAGAGATGATGTTTAAGAAGTATATACCGTTCGATGGCGATAGAAACATATGCGGCATTGGTGGCAGTAGACTCCTAGCAAGAAGATATTCAAACAAATACGGTTATATGCATATAGATACGGAGATTAAAGCAATGGAAGGCAATGTTGACCTCTCAAGTTTAAAAAGAAGGAATATGGAGGAAGAGTTTGATATCTTACAAGTATATGCAGTTCAGTTAGAGAGCCTTGTCAAATATGATGAACAAGTTTGTCATTTTCCTAGATCACATTTTCTCAAATATTGGTGTTTTGGTGGCAATGCTTGCACATTTGCTGCTATAAAACACTTTGAAAATGGAAGTCCTACTATATTAGGATACATAGTAGTCTGGCCAATGTATGAACAATTTAATATTATGCCTTTATATGCTGATTCTGCCATTGTTGCCAAGTCTTTGTTAGACCACGTACTTAAAATGCTACCAGACGGCGCAAATATTTCACTTGATATTCCCTCTCCTAATACAACAGCACTAGAGATGAGCAAATCTTACAACTTAGTGGAGAAACATACCTATTTTCGCCAGTATACAAAACAGATAATACCATTGCAGATAGGAAAGGTGTTCTCTGCTTGCAATCCAGCAATAATGCCTATATAA
- the LOC144433746 gene encoding uncharacterized protein LOC144433746: protein MAELSAKFSNCSYIICGDLNARTGEKPDFVFDDSQSHVPLPDDYVIDDCTPRVSQDKNVNSNGTLLLDFCKQSSLRMLNGRCGSDYGVGKFTCYTYNGQSTVDYVLASKDIFDRIQSFSVGDPNIISDHCLISFSIVMSGVFVAQNTPHVGFTEDVNCVDYVYRWCSQLAADYKCRINSNESEQVLQNVLTNLSSCQGDNEIINTQLNVLVNHIESCACQMRNNIRTRSESSTHTDYKDNNLPWLDEECAAKRREFYRHLNIFRGEKCIVNRQNMITSRSNYRTTLRNARFKYNEEQTYKLLSLRTKNAKAYWKLLRSAVCKNDVNICMTDFADFFRDVNNPDDIFYSMDDDIAFRFDRFVREETQAMFGELDTMITLEELMYAINQLGNGKSAGPDKILNEFLVHGTPTLFSVLHTLFNIIFDKGYFPELWSLGDIIPLHKKGSVHDVGNYRGITLLSTIGKLFK from the coding sequence ATGGCGGAACTTTCTGCTAAATTTTCTAATTGCTCATACATTATTTGCGGAGATTTGAATGCAAGAACAGGTGAAAAGCCGGATTTTGTTTTCGACGACAGCCAATCACATGTACCGTTACCCGATGACTATGTAATTGACGATTGCACACCCCGTGTATCACaagataaaaatgtaaacagcAATGGCACATTATTGTTAGATTTTTGTAAGCAAAGTTCACTCAGAATGTTGAATGGTCGTTGTGGTAGTGATTACGGAGTGGGTAAATTTACTTGTTATACGTACAATGGACAGAGTACTGTCGACTATGTTTTGGCTAGTAAAGACATTTTCGACCGTATACAGTCTTTTAGTGTTGGTGACCCTAACATTATCTCAGATCACTGTCTTATTTCATTCTCTATTGTTATGTCAGGTGTTTTTGTAGCGCAAAACACACCTCATGTTGGTTTTACAGAGGATGTAAATTGTGTTGATTATGTGTACAGATGGTGTTCGCAGTTGGCAGCTGATTACAAATGTAGAATCAATTCGAACGAATCAGAGCAGGTTTTACAGAACGTACTTACCAATTTGTCTAGTTGTCAAGGtgacaatgaaatcattaataCACAGTTAAATGTTTTGGTTAATCATATTGAAAGCTGTGCGTGCCAGATGCGTAATAATATCAGAACAAGGAGTGAGTCTAGCACCCACACTGATTACAAGGATAATAATTTACCTTGGCTTGACGAGGAGTGTGCCGCTAAGAGGAGAGAGTTTTATagacatttgaatatttttagaggtgagaaatgtattgtaaaCAGACAAAATATGATAACTTCTCGTTCAAATTATAGAACCACACTGCGAAATGCTCGGTTTAAGTACAATGAGGAACAAACATATAAATTACTCTCTCTACGTACGAAAAATGCTAAAGCGTATTGGAAGCTGTTACGTAGCGCTGTGTGTAAAAatgatgtcaatatttgtatGACTGATTTTGCAGATTTTTTCAGAGATGTAAATAATCCAGATGATATTTTTTACAGCATGGACGATGATATTGCTTTTAGATTTGACCGTTTTGTTAGAGAAGAAACACAGGCTATGTTTGGTGAACTTGATACTATGATTACGTTAGAGGAACTTATGTATGCTATAAATCAGCTTGGTAACGGTAAAAGTGCAGGACCAGATAAGATCCTGAATGAATTCTTAGTTCATGGCACTCCGACTTTATTTTCTGTGTTACATACTTTAtttaacattatttttgataaaGGATACTTTCCTGAACTATGGTCTTTAGGAGATATAATACCATTACATAAGAAGGGTAGTGTACATGATGTGGGAAATTATCGTGGAATTACTTTACTTAGCACCATTGGcaaattatttaaataa